A DNA window from Paenibacillus andongensis contains the following coding sequences:
- a CDS encoding sensor histidine kinase — translation MKTALKEKWLLLTLMVISVPIAGELNFYPFHTDFRVSLGTPAFFLFLLWLRSPSPLISGLLVGSSVTIFRMGLELALVPYWNWGAAFHHHFPVFFYYLTYAIAFAAFRMNRRHDRPLLVGALGVACEIAATLAELLLRYSAIGQTTTLATWNQIVLIAFFRSFFVLGFFNLVKLRQSKAAEEQKRKENEKMLMLISELYEETIQLKKTLHNAENIARDSYALYQSLIDEQPVSHEDLAQKALQIAGQVHEIKKDNQRIYAGLSSLISHDSEYMPMEELADIVLRSNQKYAQSFGKKIDFTLHTEGIFPLCHVYTTLSLLNNLVANAVEALEEQGNIRIGVVRKKDVIVFSVADNGPGIKPKYREKIFMPGFTTKFDHAGNPSTGIGLVYVKQETEKLHGTVQVQENSEGAGTVFTITLPISQIGKGE, via the coding sequence TTGAAAACTGCATTGAAAGAAAAATGGCTCCTTTTAACGCTGATGGTCATTTCGGTTCCGATCGCGGGCGAATTGAATTTTTATCCGTTTCATACTGATTTTCGGGTAAGTTTGGGCACCCCTGCCTTTTTTCTATTCCTACTCTGGCTTCGTTCTCCCTCGCCGCTTATCTCTGGATTACTTGTCGGCAGCTCGGTAACGATCTTTCGCATGGGACTTGAGTTAGCACTCGTTCCGTATTGGAACTGGGGAGCTGCTTTTCACCATCACTTTCCGGTATTCTTTTATTATTTGACCTATGCGATTGCCTTCGCGGCATTTCGAATGAACCGTCGTCATGACCGGCCGCTTCTGGTCGGAGCATTAGGTGTGGCGTGTGAAATCGCTGCGACGTTGGCAGAGCTTTTGCTCCGTTACTCGGCAATAGGGCAAACGACCACTCTCGCAACCTGGAATCAGATAGTTCTCATTGCTTTTTTTCGTAGTTTTTTCGTTCTTGGCTTTTTCAATTTAGTCAAATTGAGGCAGTCCAAAGCGGCCGAAGAGCAGAAGCGCAAAGAAAACGAAAAGATGCTTATGCTAATTTCTGAGCTTTACGAGGAAACCATTCAATTGAAGAAAACGCTGCACAACGCGGAAAATATCGCCCGTGACAGCTACGCGCTGTATCAATCGTTAATTGATGAACAGCCTGTGTCTCATGAAGATCTAGCACAAAAGGCACTCCAGATTGCCGGGCAGGTACATGAGATCAAAAAGGACAATCAACGGATTTATGCCGGTCTATCCAGCCTGATATCGCACGATAGCGAGTATATGCCGATGGAAGAGTTGGCCGATATCGTCCTGCGCTCCAATCAGAAATATGCCCAATCATTTGGCAAAAAGATCGATTTTACGCTGCATACCGAGGGCATCTTTCCTTTGTGTCATGTGTACACCACATTGTCTTTGCTTAATAACTTGGTTGCCAACGCCGTTGAAGCGCTTGAGGAACAGGGCAATATCCGAATAGGGGTTGTACGTAAAAAGGACGTTATCGTGTTCAGCGTCGCTGATAATGGTCCGGGTATTAAGCCAAAGTATCGGGAGAAAATCTTTATGCCCGGCTTTACGACCAAATTCGATCATGCTGGCAATCCTTCGACGGGTATCGGTTTGGTTTATGTGAAACAAGAAACAGAGAAACTGCATGGAACCGTACAAGTTCAAGAAAATAGCGAAGGCGCAGGCACTGTTTTCACCATCACACTGCCGATTAGTCAAATAGGAAAGGGAGAGTAG
- a CDS encoding cation:dicarboxylate symporter family transporter, which translates to MKKFGLAFQILLGLVLGVIVGAIFYGNPSIESYLKPAGDIFIRLIKMIVVPIVVSSLIVGVAGVGDIKKLGRLGGKTLLYFEIVTTIAIIFGLVIANIFQPGAGINMAGLAKSDITKYVEATKTVTSHSFADTFVNIVPKNIFESLVAGDMLAIIFFSVLFGLGVAAIGDKGKPVLSFFQGVAESMFWVTNQIMKFAPIGVFGLIGVTVSKFGVGSLIPLGKLVIAVYVAMFLFVVIVLGLIAKLCGTSLMAIVRILKDELILAYSTASSETALPKMMEKMEKFGVPKAITSFVVPTGYSFNLDGSTLYQAIAALFIAQMYGIHMSISSQIMLMLVLMLTSKGIAGVPGASFVVLLATLGSVGIPLEGLAFIAGIDRILDMARTVVNVIGNSMAAVVMAKWEGQYDKSKGKQYLESVKKAA; encoded by the coding sequence ATGAAAAAATTTGGCTTGGCTTTTCAAATCTTGTTGGGACTAGTTTTAGGGGTTATTGTCGGGGCTATTTTTTATGGTAACCCATCCATCGAAAGTTATTTGAAACCGGCGGGAGACATTTTCATTCGTTTGATTAAAATGATCGTCGTTCCGATTGTCGTTTCTTCTCTCATTGTCGGAGTAGCAGGAGTAGGAGATATCAAAAAGCTTGGAAGACTTGGTGGTAAAACGCTTCTTTACTTTGAAATCGTGACGACGATTGCTATTATTTTCGGCTTGGTCATAGCGAATATCTTTCAGCCTGGAGCCGGAATCAATATGGCTGGACTAGCTAAGTCGGATATTACGAAATATGTCGAAGCGACGAAAACAGTGACTAGTCACAGCTTTGCCGATACATTTGTCAACATCGTTCCGAAAAACATTTTTGAATCCTTAGTAGCCGGTGACATGCTGGCCATCATTTTCTTCTCTGTCTTGTTTGGTTTGGGCGTTGCCGCGATTGGCGATAAAGGAAAGCCGGTTTTATCTTTTTTCCAAGGCGTTGCCGAATCGATGTTCTGGGTGACGAACCAAATTATGAAATTTGCGCCGATCGGTGTTTTCGGGTTGATTGGTGTAACCGTATCCAAATTCGGTGTCGGCTCCTTGATTCCTTTGGGGAAATTGGTGATTGCCGTGTATGTCGCCATGTTCCTGTTTGTAGTTATCGTGCTTGGTTTGATTGCTAAGCTTTGCGGTACCAGCCTTATGGCCATTGTTCGCATTTTGAAAGATGAACTCATACTCGCTTACTCTACAGCAAGCTCCGAAACGGCTCTTCCAAAGATGATGGAAAAAATGGAGAAGTTCGGCGTACCGAAGGCAATCACGTCATTTGTTGTCCCTACCGGATATTCGTTTAATTTGGACGGGTCTACGTTATATCAAGCGATTGCCGCATTATTTATCGCACAAATGTATGGAATCCATATGTCGATTAGCTCTCAGATCATGTTGATGCTTGTCTTGATGCTCACATCAAAGGGAATTGCCGGCGTGCCAGGCGCTTCGTTCGTCGTCCTGCTTGCCACACTTGGATCTGTCGGGATTCCGCTCGAAGGATTAGCTTTTATCGCAGGTATTGATCGTATTTTGGATATGGCCCGGACAGTAGTCAACGTTATCGGCAATTCTATGGCCGCGGTGGTCATGGCGAAATGGGAAGGTCAGTACGACAAGAGTAAAGGAAAGCAATATTTAGAGTCCGTTAAGAAGGCAGCATAA
- the aspA gene encoding aspartate ammonia-lyase, which produces MTTASQRVEKDFLGSKEVPSDAYYGIQTLRAVENFPITGYRIHEELIRAMATVKHAAASANMEIRQLNPQIGHAVVQAAQEIMDGKWHDQFIVDPIQGGAGTSINMNTNEVIANRAIEILGGIKGDYFKVSPNSHVNMAQSTNDAFPTAIHIATLSLIEKLLVTMEEMLTAFRKKAVQFDGVIKMGRTHLQDGVPIRLGQEFEAYSRVLERDIKRIKQTRDHLYEVNMGATAVGTGLNADPRYIKRVVELLAELSGLPLINADHLVDATQNTDAYTEVSAALKVCMINMSKIANDLRLLASGPRAGLGELNLPARQPGSSIMPGKVNPVMAEVVNQVAFQVIGNDHTICLASEAGQLELNVMEPVLVFNLLQSLSMMNQVFKVFRVHCLEEIEANVERCKEYVEKSVGVITALNPHLGYEVVARIAREAILTGRPVRELCLLYNVLTEEELEIILDPYEMTNPGIAGAELLNKN; this is translated from the coding sequence ATGACAACAGCTTCGCAAAGGGTGGAAAAAGATTTTCTTGGTTCGAAGGAAGTACCGTCCGACGCCTATTATGGCATTCAAACACTGCGCGCGGTTGAAAATTTTCCGATTACCGGCTACCGCATTCATGAAGAATTAATACGTGCGATGGCAACCGTTAAACATGCTGCTGCCTCAGCGAACATGGAGATCAGGCAGTTGAATCCGCAGATTGGGCATGCTGTCGTGCAAGCAGCACAGGAGATTATGGACGGCAAATGGCATGATCAATTTATCGTCGATCCGATACAAGGCGGAGCAGGTACGTCCATCAACATGAATACCAACGAGGTCATCGCCAACCGGGCGATCGAGATTCTCGGGGGAATCAAGGGCGATTATTTTAAAGTAAGTCCCAACTCGCATGTGAATATGGCCCAGTCGACCAACGATGCTTTTCCGACAGCGATTCATATTGCAACACTTTCTTTAATTGAGAAGCTGCTCGTGACGATGGAGGAGATGCTCACAGCATTTCGTAAAAAAGCCGTGCAATTCGACGGGGTTATCAAAATGGGGCGGACGCATCTGCAGGATGGCGTGCCGATCCGCCTCGGGCAGGAATTTGAGGCCTACAGCCGAGTACTCGAGCGTGATATCAAGCGGATCAAACAAACCCGCGACCATTTGTACGAAGTCAACATGGGGGCAACGGCCGTCGGAACAGGCCTGAATGCCGATCCACGCTACATTAAGCGAGTTGTGGAATTGCTCGCGGAGCTCAGTGGATTACCTCTTATCAATGCTGATCACCTCGTGGACGCAACTCAGAATACGGATGCCTATACCGAGGTGTCTGCCGCATTGAAAGTGTGCATGATCAACATGTCGAAGATTGCCAACGACCTACGATTGCTTGCTTCAGGACCGCGTGCTGGACTTGGAGAGCTGAATCTGCCTGCGCGTCAACCTGGTTCATCCATCATGCCAGGTAAGGTGAATCCGGTCATGGCTGAGGTTGTTAATCAGGTAGCTTTCCAGGTTATCGGGAATGACCATACGATTTGTCTTGCTTCTGAAGCTGGACAGCTTGAGCTTAATGTGATGGAGCCTGTACTCGTGTTCAATTTGCTGCAATCGCTCAGTATGATGAATCAAGTTTTCAAAGTTTTCCGTGTGCATTGTTTAGAAGAAATCGAAGCAAACGTAGAGCGCTGCAAAGAGTATGTGGAGAAAAGTGTTGGGGTCATTACCGCGCTCAACCCGCATCTGGGCTATGAAGTCGTAGCGAGGATCGCGCGTGAAGCGATTCTGACGGGGCGTCCTGTTCGGGAACTGTGCCTTCTATATAATGTCTTAACGGAAGAGGAACTCGAGATTATTCTCGATCCGTATGAAATGACGAATCCGGGTATTGCAGGAGCGGAGTTATTAAACAAAAACTAA
- a CDS encoding NAD-dependent malic enzyme has product MSVTSGASTYMIFRLQIDKELASLGDIAAVIEGTNGDIVGIDVISSSRSNTVRDITVNVVDQAHSQLIDESLQKLNGVKVIHVSDRTFLVHLGGKIEIASKIPVKNRDDLSRVYTPGVAKVCTAIAEQPSKAYSLTIKRNMIAVVSDGTAVLGLGDIGPMAAMPVMEGKAMLFKEFAGVDAFPICLDTKDPDEIVRIVKAMAPAFGGINLEDISSPRCFEIEERLKQELDIPVFHDDQHGTAVVLLAGLLNALKITGKQMSDIKVVVNGIGAAGIACSKMLLAAGVHNLIGVDRNGAIHREAIYDNPHWTAFAQMTNPNLEVGSLSEVIKNADVFIGVSAPNILKVDDVKSMAKDPIVFAMANPIPEIDPEQAKPYVRVMATGRSDKPNQINNVLCFPGIFRGALDCRASEINEAMKLAAAQAIASVVTDEELNETYIIPSVFNQKVVEKVREAVVEAAYRTGVARKSMRESN; this is encoded by the coding sequence ATGTCTGTAACAAGCGGTGCCAGCACGTATATGATATTTCGGCTTCAAATCGATAAAGAACTAGCCTCACTAGGCGATATAGCCGCTGTAATTGAAGGGACAAATGGCGATATTGTAGGGATTGACGTCATCTCGTCCAGCCGTTCGAATACCGTCCGTGATATAACGGTTAATGTAGTAGATCAAGCACACAGCCAGTTGATCGATGAATCGCTTCAGAAGCTAAACGGTGTTAAGGTGATTCACGTGTCAGATCGGACTTTCCTCGTGCACTTAGGCGGGAAAATCGAGATTGCCTCCAAAATTCCGGTGAAAAACCGGGACGATTTGTCACGGGTGTACACGCCAGGTGTCGCCAAAGTCTGCACAGCGATTGCGGAACAGCCGAGCAAGGCCTACTCCCTGACGATTAAACGGAATATGATCGCGGTTGTATCGGACGGAACGGCCGTACTTGGGCTTGGCGACATCGGACCAATGGCAGCTATGCCGGTGATGGAAGGCAAAGCCATGCTGTTCAAAGAGTTCGCAGGCGTTGACGCATTTCCGATTTGCCTGGATACGAAAGACCCCGACGAAATTGTCCGCATCGTAAAAGCAATGGCTCCGGCATTCGGAGGCATTAATTTGGAGGACATTTCGTCACCGCGCTGCTTCGAAATTGAGGAGCGTTTGAAGCAGGAACTGGATATCCCGGTGTTTCACGATGATCAGCACGGAACGGCTGTCGTCCTTCTGGCCGGCTTGTTGAATGCACTCAAAATTACCGGCAAACAAATGTCGGATATTAAGGTCGTTGTGAACGGTATCGGCGCAGCGGGCATCGCATGCTCCAAGATGTTGCTTGCCGCCGGTGTGCATAATTTGATCGGTGTGGACCGCAATGGCGCGATCCATCGGGAAGCTATTTATGACAACCCTCATTGGACAGCGTTTGCTCAGATGACAAATCCGAACTTGGAAGTCGGCAGCTTGTCTGAAGTTATCAAGAATGCGGATGTTTTTATCGGCGTTTCGGCTCCGAATATTTTAAAAGTGGACGATGTTAAGTCCATGGCGAAAGACCCGATCGTCTTTGCGATGGCGAACCCGATTCCGGAGATCGACCCGGAGCAGGCCAAGCCTTACGTTAGGGTCATGGCTACAGGAAGGTCTGATAAGCCAAATCAAATCAACAACGTGCTTTGCTTCCCAGGCATTTTCCGTGGTGCACTGGATTGCAGGGCAAGCGAGATCAATGAAGCGATGAAACTTGCTGCTGCACAGGCGATCGCATCTGTCGTGACAGATGAAGAGTTGAACGAAACGTATATTATCCCGAGCGTGTTTAACCAGAAAGTCGTGGAAAAGGTAAGAGAAGCTGTTGTTGAAGCGGCTTACCGTACCGGGGTTGCCCGAAAAAGCATGAGAGAATCCAATTAG
- a CDS encoding MFS transporter, with translation MNQSLLRNRTFVFMMIGEAIQGAGIWTSIIANLQFMQSHVPSDLGKSLILMCGLFLGVLISPQAGVWADRYDKKKILFISGLVRCLAPIVMFAAIHYQSVAIMLLSVVIMQVAATVYMPTVQAALPSVVPASELLKANSLNFNVITIARIGGTAAAGILVSMMNLYTVYALSLAFYVILVLLITQLRIPLAADSAAAAKKQEKIRFTELFPLIRSEPSIFIGLINSGVITLFLGGFNLLVLKFSQIQHKPELMGWIYSLEGTSILIAGLFAKRVIGMRNLVTSSTLFMLLFALSFAGMSFSESSYAVLGSYVMFGCAVAFFFPMISTLFQIKVPKEAQGRFFSFRGMLDRVMFQISLLATGACLDWFGISTFLLTLAIITLSSGILTLFIAKRKSMDVRQPINSDTVAGNK, from the coding sequence ATGAATCAATCGTTACTTCGGAATCGGACATTTGTTTTCATGATGATCGGAGAAGCCATTCAAGGCGCAGGTATTTGGACAAGTATCATTGCTAATTTGCAATTTATGCAAAGCCACGTCCCGTCGGATTTAGGCAAGAGCTTGATCCTAATGTGCGGTTTATTTCTCGGTGTACTCATTTCGCCGCAAGCCGGGGTGTGGGCAGACCGCTATGATAAGAAAAAAATATTGTTTATCTCAGGGCTTGTCCGCTGTCTGGCTCCGATTGTCATGTTTGCGGCTATTCACTACCAATCCGTCGCCATTATGCTGTTGTCCGTCGTCATCATGCAAGTAGCGGCTACTGTTTATATGCCTACCGTACAAGCAGCGCTGCCTTCCGTCGTTCCGGCCTCCGAGCTGCTTAAAGCGAACAGCTTAAACTTTAACGTGATTACAATAGCGAGAATCGGCGGTACTGCTGCAGCAGGTATATTGGTATCCATGATGAATTTGTACACGGTCTACGCGCTGTCGCTTGCTTTTTACGTCATCCTCGTGTTGCTCATTACACAGTTGAGGATTCCCCTTGCTGCGGATTCCGCCGCGGCTGCAAAAAAGCAGGAGAAAATTCGCTTTACGGAGTTGTTTCCACTCATTCGGTCAGAACCATCTATCTTTATCGGACTTATCAATAGCGGGGTTATTACTTTGTTTCTTGGCGGTTTTAATTTGCTTGTACTGAAGTTTAGTCAAATCCAGCACAAACCGGAACTGATGGGTTGGATCTATTCGTTAGAAGGTACTAGCATTTTGATTGCAGGCCTATTCGCAAAGCGCGTGATCGGCATGCGAAATCTGGTAACCAGCTCTACGCTGTTCATGTTATTATTTGCGCTTTCTTTTGCTGGAATGTCCTTCAGTGAAAGCAGTTATGCGGTTCTCGGCTCTTACGTTATGTTCGGTTGCGCCGTCGCTTTTTTCTTTCCGATGATATCTACACTTTTCCAAATCAAAGTGCCGAAAGAAGCGCAAGGCCGCTTTTTCTCATTTCGCGGAATGCTTGACCGCGTGATGTTCCAGATTTCGCTGCTTGCGACCGGAGCTTGTCTCGATTGGTTCGGGATCTCCACATTTTTACTAACACTCGCTATTATTACATTATCGAGCGGGATCTTGACGTTGTTCATAGCCAAACGAAAATCAATGGACGTCCGGCAACCGATTAATAGCGACACAGTTGCGGGAAATAAATGA
- a CDS encoding beta-propeller domain-containing protein yields MKKKGLVVGLLLSAMILTSAFAPNSINADQGPVVRLEGQPITFSQQPKLINGTLMASVKDLAKTLGMEVTWSETEQLAVVIGNEYELKLPMNSDFAYVNGKASTIYGSTQMVDGSMYIPLRFFMESANYVVRWDSATSSVNITKQADSLPVVGTYDHLVTLLTQNESSGSARITVTTTQAESKSLGNAPAPASAGAAVPVQNSPKAAAPGYSSTNVQVQGVDESDVVKTDGTYIYTVNKQRIIVTQAYPSDQMKVLSILDFPKNQDTQFQPSEIYVDDKHLIVLGNSYQSYIPVPNNGESGITEKKMILPMPMRSQGTAKVMVYDLSDRSNLKLEKEVELEGNYVSSRKIGSSLYFISNKYVNYYQYRELADKEKAKTALIPAYRDSAAGDSFTSVPLNQVYYLPKALEPNYVLIGGINLNELNQTMNVTSYLGSGQNVYASEENLYVAVTNYEQMRIQPMRMPAGDAAQGIRVGEPNGVIQSFELPKQETIIYQFGLNEGKAEYKHTGKVPGRLLNQFSMDEHNGYFRLATTTGEVGRTDEGTSKNHVFILDGNLNEKGKIENIAPGERIYSTRFMGDRAYMVTFKNTDPLFVMDLKDPAAPKLLGALKIPGYSDYLHPYDENHIIGFGKDTIEVDNKNPNGPQSIAYYQGMKVALFDVTDVNNPKEKFKELIGDRGTDSELLHNHRALLFSKEKNLLSFPVNVMKIDPNQTTNNPKMPANAYGNFAFQGAYVYNLDLEKGFQFRGGITHLTQEDLQKAGQYVQAGDKQVQRVLYIGDTLYTVSNGLIKANDLGTLKEKNSVVIP; encoded by the coding sequence ATGAAGAAAAAAGGTTTGGTCGTCGGCCTCCTGTTATCCGCTATGATCTTAACGTCCGCATTTGCACCTAACTCCATTAATGCCGATCAGGGACCAGTAGTTCGGCTTGAGGGACAGCCTATCACATTCTCACAGCAGCCTAAATTAATAAACGGTACTTTAATGGCGTCTGTAAAGGATCTTGCCAAGACTTTAGGCATGGAAGTGACATGGAGTGAAACGGAACAGCTTGCGGTAGTTATTGGCAACGAGTACGAACTGAAGCTTCCAATGAATTCAGACTTTGCTTACGTGAACGGTAAAGCAAGCACCATTTACGGCAGTACACAAATGGTAGATGGTTCTATGTACATTCCGCTGCGCTTCTTTATGGAAAGCGCAAATTATGTTGTTCGCTGGGATTCAGCCACCAGCTCAGTGAACATCACGAAACAGGCTGACAGCTTGCCGGTAGTCGGTACCTATGACCACTTGGTCACACTTTTGACTCAGAATGAAAGCAGTGGGTCCGCCAGGATTACTGTAACAACCACACAAGCTGAATCTAAATCCTTAGGTAACGCACCGGCTCCAGCTAGTGCCGGTGCTGCTGTTCCAGTCCAAAATTCGCCCAAGGCAGCGGCACCCGGTTACTCCAGCACGAACGTTCAAGTGCAAGGCGTGGATGAATCCGATGTCGTCAAGACAGATGGAACCTACATCTATACGGTAAACAAGCAGCGTATTATAGTCACTCAGGCTTATCCCTCTGACCAGATGAAGGTGCTGAGCATTCTCGATTTCCCGAAAAATCAAGACACGCAGTTCCAGCCTAGTGAAATCTACGTGGACGACAAGCATCTGATCGTGCTTGGTAATTCTTATCAGAGTTATATACCGGTCCCTAATAATGGGGAAAGCGGCATAACAGAGAAGAAAATGATCCTCCCTATGCCTATGAGATCCCAGGGAACCGCGAAGGTCATGGTCTACGACCTCTCCGATCGGAGCAACCTGAAGCTTGAGAAGGAAGTTGAGCTTGAAGGAAACTACGTTTCTTCCCGCAAAATCGGATCGTCGCTCTATTTTATCTCCAATAAGTACGTGAATTACTACCAATACCGGGAATTGGCGGATAAAGAAAAAGCGAAGACTGCCCTAATTCCTGCTTATCGGGATTCAGCGGCTGGCGATTCCTTTACCTCTGTTCCGCTCAATCAGGTCTATTACTTGCCGAAAGCTCTGGAGCCTAACTATGTGCTCATCGGAGGCATCAATCTTAATGAATTGAATCAGACGATGAATGTCACTTCTTACCTCGGCTCAGGTCAGAACGTGTACGCGTCCGAAGAGAACTTATATGTGGCCGTAACGAATTATGAACAGATGCGAATCCAACCCATGAGGATGCCCGCTGGTGATGCTGCTCAAGGCATACGAGTCGGTGAGCCGAACGGAGTCATCCAGTCTTTTGAACTTCCTAAGCAGGAAACGATCATTTATCAATTTGGACTGAACGAAGGTAAAGCAGAGTACAAACATACAGGTAAGGTGCCCGGGCGTTTACTCAATCAATTTTCCATGGATGAGCATAATGGCTACTTCCGGCTTGCTACAACAACAGGCGAAGTGGGACGGACAGATGAGGGGACTTCGAAGAATCATGTTTTCATACTTGACGGGAACCTGAACGAGAAAGGCAAGATCGAAAACATCGCGCCAGGAGAGCGGATTTACTCCACCCGCTTCATGGGCGACCGAGCTTACATGGTTACTTTTAAGAACACCGATCCGCTATTCGTTATGGATTTAAAGGATCCCGCTGCGCCAAAATTGTTGGGTGCGTTGAAGATTCCTGGCTACAGCGATTATCTGCATCCTTATGATGAAAACCATATTATTGGCTTCGGTAAAGATACCATCGAGGTTGACAACAAGAATCCGAATGGACCGCAGTCCATTGCCTATTACCAAGGCATGAAAGTGGCGCTGTTCGATGTTACCGATGTGAATAATCCGAAGGAGAAATTCAAGGAGCTGATCGGGGACCGCGGCACAGATTCTGAGCTGCTGCACAATCACCGTGCGTTGCTATTTAGCAAGGAAAAAAATCTGCTTTCCTTCCCCGTTAACGTAATGAAAATCGACCCGAATCAGACGACAAACAATCCGAAGATGCCTGCTAACGCATACGGCAATTTTGCTTTCCAAGGCGCATACGTCTACAACCTTGATTTGGAAAAAGGCTTCCAGTTCCGTGGCGGCATTACCCATCTTACGCAGGAAGATCTGCAAAAAGCCGGACAATATGTTCAAGCCGGCGACAAGCAGGTACAACGCGTTCTATATATCGGCGACACGCTGTACACCGTCTCGAACGGATTAATCAAAGCGAACGACCTGGGTACGCTGAAGGAAAAGAACTCGGTGGTAATTCCGTAG
- a CDS encoding efflux RND transporter periplasmic adaptor subunit yields the protein MPRKALWGVLVVILLVVAVLVTGVFTSKGSAAVAVKISTTKEGNITKDVFANGKIESKVIKEQFVTSGGIIEKIHVKKGDSVKKGQELLTLSTTDLNEKLKQEKHQLQVNLAEKEKFLKDQDKVRKQTFETAKKEMSETGSASSLESFDGNSAADVKLYDLKIQDAESNIDDIQKKLEKNQLFADIDGIVTGISVKEGQEIALGTSSFTITNVSQLQIKANLAENDANLAKVGMKVKVSGDAFTNTYAGSISYISPVAVTSELDAKESVVEFRVDLEQPDVQLRPGYKATVQLTIENVAHHIIPLSAVKRDGQQSYVFKVVENKAVRTHVKLGEENDEFIEVLEGLQPGDPFIEGPSADVKEGVQVVNK from the coding sequence GTGCCTAGAAAAGCGCTTTGGGGAGTATTGGTTGTCATCCTTTTGGTTGTTGCCGTACTAGTTACAGGTGTATTTACCTCAAAAGGAAGTGCGGCGGTTGCCGTAAAAATTTCCACAACGAAAGAAGGGAACATAACGAAAGACGTCTTCGCGAACGGAAAGATCGAGTCAAAAGTCATTAAGGAACAATTTGTAACATCAGGCGGTATCATTGAGAAGATTCACGTCAAAAAAGGCGATTCTGTCAAAAAGGGGCAGGAGCTGCTTACCTTGTCCACGACGGATTTGAATGAAAAGCTGAAGCAAGAGAAGCATCAACTTCAAGTGAATCTCGCTGAGAAGGAGAAGTTTCTGAAAGACCAGGATAAAGTGAGAAAGCAAACGTTTGAAACGGCGAAAAAAGAAATGAGCGAAACGGGTTCAGCTTCGAGCTTGGAATCCTTTGATGGAAATAGTGCTGCTGATGTGAAGTTGTACGATCTCAAAATTCAAGACGCAGAGTCCAATATCGATGACATCCAGAAAAAGCTTGAAAAGAATCAATTATTTGCTGATATCGATGGGATTGTGACTGGGATTTCTGTCAAAGAAGGACAAGAGATCGCACTCGGCACATCATCATTTACAATTACAAACGTGTCTCAATTACAGATTAAAGCGAACTTGGCGGAAAACGATGCCAACCTAGCTAAAGTAGGGATGAAGGTTAAGGTATCGGGCGATGCATTCACGAATACCTATGCAGGAAGCATTTCGTATATTTCACCGGTTGCCGTCACTTCCGAACTGGATGCCAAGGAGTCAGTCGTTGAGTTCAGGGTTGATCTCGAACAGCCGGATGTGCAGCTTCGTCCCGGATATAAAGCAACCGTTCAATTAACCATAGAGAACGTTGCGCATCATATCATCCCTCTTAGCGCTGTGAAGCGGGATGGACAGCAATCTTATGTATTTAAGGTTGTTGAGAATAAAGCCGTTCGAACCCATGTTAAGCTTGGGGAGGAAAACGACGAATTTATCGAAGTACTCGAAGGACTGCAACCAGGTGACCCGTTTATTGAAGGACCTTCCGCTGATGTGAAGGAAGGCGTGCAGGTGGTCAACAAATGA
- a CDS encoding ABC transporter ATP-binding protein — MIALEGIHKVYRNGALEVQALKPTNLTIEKGDYVAIIGPSGSGKSTLMNILGCLDIPSGGTYKLDSQEVQSLTEKELAKVRNKKIGFVFQNFNLLARQTVQSNVELPMLYGGVASSVRMERASSLLEKVGLGGRVHHRPSELSGGQKQRVAIARALTMNPAILLADEPTGNLDQKSSHEIMGLFTQLNDEGSTVIVITHEMDIAEHAKRILRFGDGEIIEDRRKGSER, encoded by the coding sequence ATGATCGCATTGGAGGGAATTCATAAAGTTTACCGCAACGGCGCGTTGGAAGTTCAAGCCCTTAAACCGACGAATCTGACGATCGAGAAAGGGGATTACGTAGCGATTATCGGACCTTCGGGATCTGGGAAATCGACGTTGATGAACATTTTGGGCTGCTTGGATATTCCAAGTGGCGGCACCTATAAGTTGGATAGTCAAGAAGTCCAATCGTTGACGGAAAAAGAATTAGCCAAGGTTCGAAATAAGAAAATTGGGTTCGTGTTCCAAAATTTCAACTTGCTCGCCAGGCAAACGGTTCAGAGCAATGTGGAGCTCCCGATGCTGTACGGAGGCGTTGCTTCTTCGGTTCGTATGGAACGGGCAAGCAGTTTGCTGGAGAAAGTCGGCTTGGGGGGGCGCGTGCATCACCGCCCGAGCGAATTGTCCGGCGGGCAAAAGCAGCGTGTTGCGATAGCTAGAGCGTTGACGATGAATCCTGCCATCCTGCTGGCCGATGAGCCGACTGGAAACTTGGATCAAAAGTCGTCTCATGAAATCATGGGGCTATTCACTCAACTGAACGATGAAGGGTCTACGGTGATTGTCATCACCCATGAAATGGACATTGCGGAGCATGCCAAACGCATACTCCGCTTCGGAGATGGGGAAATCATCGAAGATCGCCGAAAGGGAAGTGAGCGATAG